The stretch of DNA TCGGTCCCCCGAACGTGGACCGAATTTCTCGAGGTCGCCGACTTCTTCACGCGACCTGACGAGGATCTCTGGGGAACCGTTGTCGCTGCGTTGCCGGACGGCCACAACGATGTCTACGATTTCCTTATCCAGCTCTGGAGCCGTGGCGGGCAGGTGCTCGACGCAGACGGCCAACCCGCCTTCGACGACGCGGCCGGCCACGAGGCACTTACGTTCTATCACGACCTGATTCACGAACACGAGGTTGCCCCACCCGAATCCGTCGAACTCGAGAGCGTTGAGGCTGGTCAGTGGTACGCTGACGGGAAGGCAGCGATGATGTGGAACTGGGCAGGCTTCGGTGCGATGGCCGAGTCACCCGATTCGGCGGTGTTCGGACACACAAACTACGGCTTGATTCCGCGGGCAGACACGGAGGCTGGTCTCCACACTTCGCTCACCGTGCTGTATGGCCTGACAATTCCAGCCGGGAGCGACTATCCTGATCTGGCCTACGACTTCATCCGGCACGCGACGACTTCCGAGGGAGACCGAATCACGACTCTCGAGGGAGCCTCTGGAACTCGGTTCTCGACGTGGCGCGATCCGGAGGTCCTGCGAGCAAATTCGTTTTACTCCGTGCTCGAGGAGATCAACACCAGCGCCGTCAACACACTGCCACAGATTCCACAGTACGTCGAACTCAACGACATCCTAGATGAGATGGTCGCAGAAGCCGTTGTGGACCGATCCGAAACACCTGACAAAGCCCTCGAGCGAGCCGCTGACCGGGCTCGTGCACTTCTCGAGTAAACCCGAAAACCGTTCCGTTGTGCCTGCCGATCACTTGCGTTCGACGAGGGTGATGTGCTCGCATGCGAGCAGCGTCTCTCCGTCCTCATCCTCGACGGTGTACGTGTAGACGACTCGGCCGAGATCGTCGGAGTGCGGTTCGGTTTCGATAACCTCTCGATGGGCTGAGATCGTCGTATCGATGCCGACGGGGGCGATGAACCGCAGTGAGTCATAGCCGTAGGAGAACGACTTTGGGTTCATATCGGCGACCATCGCCTCAGCGATGGAAAAGACGAGGTTGCCGTGGGCGATCCGTCCACCGAACTCGGAGTCGGCACCGACGGTCTTGCTCATATGAAGCGGGTGGAAGTCGCCGCTGATACCGGCGAAGTTGACGACGTCCGCTTCAGTGATCGTCCGACCGTTTTCGACTGTGAACTGTTCTCCGTCCGTGATCTCCTCGAAGTATCTGTCAGTGTCTTTCGCTGGTGCGTCCATACGGTTCTCACAGTTGTATGTGATCGATTCACACATAAGGGTGTGGGTCAGTGGACACAACGTATTATTCAGTCGGGAGTCAATAGTGTGGTATGGTCGACCCTACCATCGAGTACACTGAACGCTACAGCGGCCTCGAGACCCTCGAGATCGGCATCGTCGGCTGTGGCGAGATCGTCGAGAACGCCCACCTTCCGGCGTACGACGCTGCCGGCTTCGCTGTTGCTGGCGTCACGGACACGAACGCCGAGCGAGCAGACACGATTGCGGATCAATTCGGCGTCACCGCGTACCCGGACCTCGAGACAATGGTCGAAGACGTGGCTGTCGTAGACGTGGCGGTTCCGCCGCGTTTCCAGCCGGCTATCGTCGATACCGCCGTTGATGCTGGCTGTCACCTGCTCTGTCAGAAGCCGCTTGCCGTCGAGTTCGAGGCGGCCGAGGAAATCTGTGAGCGCATCGCGGAGGCGGGCGTGACGGCGGCTGTGAACCAACAGATGCGCTGGGAGAAGTCCATCCGGGCTGTCTCCGAGTTGCTCGAGGAGGGCGCGCTCGGGACGCCCCTCCGGGCAACCATCGAAGTCAACATCGAAACCGACTGGTCGAACTGGGGATGGATGCTCGAGTCGCCCCGGCTCGAGGTGCTGTTTCACAGTATCCACTACCTCGACACGATGCGGTATCTCTTCGGTGAGCCAGTCGGCGTCACCTCATCGATGGCCCGAGTTCCCGACCAGGCGGCCGAGGGTGAGACGCGAACACACCACCTCCTCGAGTACCCAGGCGAGCTACGGGCGACGATCGATGTCAACCACAACAACTGGGCGGACCCCTATGCCCGGTTCCGTTTCGAGGGAACAGAGGGGCTCGTCCGCGGGACAATCGGCCTCTTTGATCACTACCCCGACAGCGGCCCGGATACTTTCGAGTTCCTCGCTGCGAGCGAAACCGAGGCCGAGCGCTACGAACTTCCCGACGCTTGGTTCCCCGATGCGTTCATCGGGACGATGGGATCGTTGCTCGAGTCGATCGAGGCCAGCGAGACACCGCCGACGCACGTCGAGGATAACCTCGAGACGCTTCGGCTGGCGAACGCGACGTACAAGTCCTGGAACGAGCGACGCACCGTCGACCCGGCGACAGTCACGACGGATCACGAACCCGAGTGGTGAGTACTGTCATGGCACTCAACGCACGCGAGCACCGGGCGCATCTCCTCGCAACGCTCAGGCTCCAGTACCCTGATATTCGCTCCGACCGCGGCGTTCACCTCCTCGATCCAGCGACCGGCGATCCGTTCGCCGACGATCAGCACCATCTGGTCGCAACCTGCCGAGTGACGATGGGATTCGCACTCGGCGCGCTCGTCGACGGCCCGCAGTGGTGCTCCGAGACGGCGGCCCACGCCCTCGAGGCCCTCGAGACGGCACATCGAGGGAACGAAACCGACGGCTACCAGTTGCTCGTTGACGGGAACGGCGATCCGATTGACCGCACCCGATCGGCGTACGCCCACGCGTTCGTCCTCGGCGCATATGCTCGAGCGACGGCCGCAAACGTCGCTGGAGCACGCTCTGGCCTCGAGGACTCCGTGACGGTACTGGATGAGCGATTCGTCGAAGCAAACGGACTCTTTCGAAGCGATTGCGATCCTGACTGGTCAGAGCGTGAACCGTATCGGGGCATGAACGCGAACATGCACGCCTGTGAAGGCTACCTGGCGGCATACGAGGCAACCGACGACGAGCGCTTCCTCGAGCGAGCGGAGACGATCGCCCATCGGATCACAATTGACCTCGCTGCCGAGACGGATGGGCTTCTCTGGGAACACTACACCGATGAGTGGACGCACGATTTCGCGTACAACGAGGATCGCCCGGCCGACCGATTCCGTCCGCCAGGATACCTGCCGGGTCACCACGCTGAGTGGGCGAAGTTCCTCGGCTTGTTGGATCGGTACGGGGCGTCCCCGCCGTCTGGCACCGACTGGTATCGCCGCGCCACCGAGCTGTTCGAGGCCGCGGTCGATCTTGGTTGGACCGGCGACGGCTTCGTGTACACCGCCGACGCCGATGGCGAGGTACTCGTTCCTGACCGGTACGGCTGGGCGCTCGCCGAGGCGATTGGCGCATCGGCCGTCCTCGCCGAACGGGCTGTGGCTCACGACGACCCGGAAGCCGAGACGTTCCGTGACTGGCACGAACAGTTCCTCGAGTGCGTTCCCCGATTCCGAGGGCCAGCGGGACTCTGGTACGAGCGACGCACCGCGCCGGCAGACGGCGACGAGCCGATTGCGCCGGACCCGCCAGCGGTCGAACCTGACTACCACCCGGCGACCGCGTGGTACGAGAGTTTCCGGTCAGCAGCACTCGTCGAACAGCAGCGTTGACAGTGTCATTGGCTCTCGAGTCCACCGTGACCGGTGGTCCACTCACCGTTGCTGGTCAACATCGGCGAAACGCCCTTCGTCCTCGAGCGGAAAGTAGTGAATCATGACAGACGACCTCGAACGAGCGGTGTATCTCCAGCGCATCGACCCTGATCGGAAAGACGAGTACGTCGCTGCTCACGATGACGTTCCTGACGGCGTTACCGACGCGATGGAGCGGGCGGGAGTCGAGCGCTTCGACCTCTACGTTCGCGATGATATCGCAGTATGCATCCTCGAGGCCGAGGATATCTCTGCCTACGACGACGTGATGGCAGACGATTCTACTGTTCAAGAGTGGGAACGCCACGTCGCCCAGTTCAAAACAGCGGGCGTCGATGTCGACGCTGCCGAGGACGACCAGATTCCGTACATGGACCAACTCTGGTCATTCGAGACCTAACATCCTGGCCAACGGTCACTAGCCGTGAATACGTTCGAACGTTCGATGGGTGAGAAACGCCAGATCGCGACGCGAGAGCGTTTCAACGGTTTCGATCCACGAGAGACAGGATTCGTAATCGGCCCAGCTGTCCATCCACGGGTAATCCGAGCCAAGCATCAACCGCTCGGGACCGAACCACTCGAGGAGGTTCTCGACGTAGCCGTGCACTGACTCATAGGGCCATGGTTCGGCAGCCGAACGTGGAATTGAACTCACTTTGACAGCGACGTTTTCGTGCTCTGCGAGGGCTTCAAACGTCGTCCACGGCGACTCGTTCGGAGCAGTCGTCTCGTCGGGCCAGGCCATGTGATCGACGACGATTGACGTCTCGGGATATCGTTCGGCCAGCGCCGCAACCTGGTCGAGTTGTTGTGCCTTCGGGAAGACGAACACGCTTGTTTCCAGGTCGCCTGCGGCCCGCCAGACTGCTTCGAGTCGCTCATCGGAGATCCAGTCGCCGTGTCGGTCGATCGTTGATGGGTGTTCCTCGTACTCGAGGGCGGCGTGCATTCGGACGCCAAGCATTCTCTCATGTCCAGTAACGCGCTCTACGTGATCGACTGCCTCAGCCAGATCATCAGGGAAGAAGTCTAGCAGGCCGACACCGTACAGGCGATCACTGTGGGCTTCGATGCTTCGCATCGTGTACTCGTTTGCTCGGGGTCCTCGGCCGTAGAGCGGAGTTGTTACGATAACTCCCTCTGTGACTCCAGCGCGATCCATATCGGCAATCAACTCGTCGTGTGTGTACGGTCCATCCCACTCTGGTGGTAACACCTCGGCGTTCCACGGTAGTTCTGGTCGATTGTGGCCCCATGTGTGGGTGTGTGTATCGATCCACTTCATATCTGTTCTCGAGTTCGTCACTCTGTGAGATAAATGTCCTGTCCACCGTGAACAGAACATCCAGGATACCATATCCCATCTGTGTTGGTTATCTAACGTTGATCCTCAATTGAAAATGGTTATAGACTGAGAAAAGTATTAAGTGGTGGTTCGAGAAATGAGACAGTGTATGCCACACTTTAACAGGAGAGAGTATGTCACAGCTGTGACTGCACTCGGTGCGATAGGGATTGCTGGCTGTCTCGGTGACGATGACGATGGTAACGGCAACGGTAACGGCAATGGAAACG from Natronolimnobius sp. AArcel1 encodes:
- a CDS encoding sugar ABC transporter substrate-binding protein, with the translated sequence MPTLRFVGRPFEGFERALERQMDSFIEQADQDVEFVRDHRPLPEIHEELVETGAIADGTYDLCLCLSDWLPALADAGHLHPLDEYITDTPPVDWPEGWADSMRGLVTYEGHVYGVPYHDGPELFHYREDLFESVAEQRAFRREYGRPLSVPRTWTEFLEVADFFTRPDEDLWGTVVAALPDGHNDVYDFLIQLWSRGGQVLDADGQPAFDDAAGHEALTFYHDLIHEHEVAPPESVELESVEAGQWYADGKAAMMWNWAGFGAMAESPDSAVFGHTNYGLIPRADTEAGLHTSLTVLYGLTIPAGSDYPDLAYDFIRHATTSEGDRITTLEGASGTRFSTWRDPEVLRANSFYSVLEEINTSAVNTLPQIPQYVELNDILDEMVAEAVVDRSETPDKALERAADRARALLE
- a CDS encoding MaoC/PaaZ C-terminal domain-containing protein — encoded protein: MDAPAKDTDRYFEEITDGEQFTVENGRTITEADVVNFAGISGDFHPLHMSKTVGADSEFGGRIAHGNLVFSIAEAMVADMNPKSFSYGYDSLRFIAPVGIDTTISAHREVIETEPHSDDLGRVVYTYTVEDEDGETLLACEHITLVERK
- a CDS encoding Gfo/Idh/MocA family protein, yielding MVDPTIEYTERYSGLETLEIGIVGCGEIVENAHLPAYDAAGFAVAGVTDTNAERADTIADQFGVTAYPDLETMVEDVAVVDVAVPPRFQPAIVDTAVDAGCHLLCQKPLAVEFEAAEEICERIAEAGVTAAVNQQMRWEKSIRAVSELLEEGALGTPLRATIEVNIETDWSNWGWMLESPRLEVLFHSIHYLDTMRYLFGEPVGVTSSMARVPDQAAEGETRTHHLLEYPGELRATIDVNHNNWADPYARFRFEGTEGLVRGTIGLFDHYPDSGPDTFEFLAASETEAERYELPDAWFPDAFIGTMGSLLESIEASETPPTHVEDNLETLRLANATYKSWNERRTVDPATVTTDHEPEW
- a CDS encoding AGE family epimerase/isomerase, which codes for MALNAREHRAHLLATLRLQYPDIRSDRGVHLLDPATGDPFADDQHHLVATCRVTMGFALGALVDGPQWCSETAAHALEALETAHRGNETDGYQLLVDGNGDPIDRTRSAYAHAFVLGAYARATAANVAGARSGLEDSVTVLDERFVEANGLFRSDCDPDWSEREPYRGMNANMHACEGYLAAYEATDDERFLERAETIAHRITIDLAAETDGLLWEHYTDEWTHDFAYNEDRPADRFRPPGYLPGHHAEWAKFLGLLDRYGASPPSGTDWYRRATELFEAAVDLGWTGDGFVYTADADGEVLVPDRYGWALAEAIGASAVLAERAVAHDDPEAETFRDWHEQFLECVPRFRGPAGLWYERRTAPADGDEPIAPDPPAVEPDYHPATAWYESFRSAALVEQQR
- a CDS encoding L-rhamnose mutarotase yields the protein MTDDLERAVYLQRIDPDRKDEYVAAHDDVPDGVTDAMERAGVERFDLYVRDDIAVCILEAEDISAYDDVMADDSTVQEWERHVAQFKTAGVDVDAAEDDQIPYMDQLWSFET
- a CDS encoding amidohydrolase, with translation MKWIDTHTHTWGHNRPELPWNAEVLPPEWDGPYTHDELIADMDRAGVTEGVIVTTPLYGRGPRANEYTMRSIEAHSDRLYGVGLLDFFPDDLAEAVDHVERVTGHERMLGVRMHAALEYEEHPSTIDRHGDWISDERLEAVWRAAGDLETSVFVFPKAQQLDQVAALAERYPETSIVVDHMAWPDETTAPNESPWTTFEALAEHENVAVKVSSIPRSAAEPWPYESVHGYVENLLEWFGPERLMLGSDYPWMDSWADYESCLSWIETVETLSRRDLAFLTHRTFERIHG